Proteins encoded together in one Balearica regulorum gibbericeps isolate bBalReg1 chromosome 3, bBalReg1.pri, whole genome shotgun sequence window:
- the UFL1 gene encoding E3 UFM1-protein ligase 1 — protein sequence MAAAWEEIRRLAADFQRAQFAEVAHRLSERNCIEIVTKLIAEKQLEVVHTLDGKEYVTPAQISREIRDELHVCGGRVNIVHLQQVINVDLLHIENRANDIVKSEKTIQLVLGQLINESYLDQLAEEINDKLQETGQVTISELCKTYDLPGDFLIQALSRRLGRIIHGQLDQENRGVIFTEAFVSRHRARIRGLFTAITRPTPVSNLITRCGFQEHLLYSVLEELVNTGRLKGTVVGGRQDKAVFVPDIYARTQSNWVDSFFKQNGYLEFDALYRLGIPDPAGYIKKRYKSTQLLFLRAACVGQEIVDQVEASVEEAISSGNWIDVATLLPSSLSVEDIGILLQQVMRSLNKNSSGLVFSDTIVVSEKFLNSCADLFSDMMQQKAEKEMKNNPVNLITEEDLKQASGLENSYANKKDKKDERRKKAAEGSGSVRGGGGGNAREIKIKKTKKKGRKDADSDEESQATSIGRNKQPEFPFISQEEIQDVLKTHMKDCPEELITELAEHLIRPLTKSYQEVVRSVFTSSTSSSGASRRQTMKDLQEEFSNLYNNIRLFEKGIKHFTDETQTNLAKHLLKTVCTDITNLIFNFLASDSMMTTENYSTITSEVRTKILGKLTEDTKGPLTKLHTSLNGKSVEDFLSYIDSAVDICGIMVKKGDKKKERQVLFQHRQALIEQLKVTEDPALVLHLTSVLLFQFSTHCMLHAPGRSVPQIINFLSGKIPEDQHSLLVKYQGLVVKQLISQTKKTEQGDGDTTENLEEEEGADTIRKELQEITTSIKDLVLRPRKSSVTEE from the exons ATGGCGGCCGCCTGGGAGGAGATTCGGCGCTTGGCGGCCGATTTCCAGCGGGCGCAGTTTGCCGAGGTGGCCCACAG ATTGTCAGAACGGAACTGTATAGAAATTGTCACTAAACTGATTGCAGAAAAGCAGTTGGAAGTGGTGCACACACTTGATGGAAAAGAGTATGTCACTCCAGCACAGATTAGTAGAGAGATCCGGGATGAGCTTCACGTTTGTGGCG GTCGAGTAAACATTGTTCACTTACAACAG gtaataaATGTGGACCTTCTGCACATCGAAAACAGAGCTAACGACATCgttaaatcagaaaaaactATTCAGCTTGTACTGGGACAGCTTATAAATGA GAGTTACCTGGATCAattagcagaagaaataaatgataaaCTACAGGAAACTGGCCAGGTGACAATATCGGAACTCTGCAAGACATACGACCTTCCGGGAGACTTTCTGATACAG GCATTATCCAGGCGTTTGGGTAGAATTATTCATGGACAACTAGACCAGGAAAATCGTGGGGTGATTTTTACAGAAGCCTTTGTGTCCCGGCATCGAGCACGCATTCGTGGTCTCTTCACTGCGATTACTCG gcCTACACCTGTAAGTAACTTGATCACTCGGTGTGGATTTCAGGAACATTTACTTTACT cTGTATTAGAAGAACTTGTTAACACTGGTCGTCTGAAAGGCACCGTGGTTGGTGGGAGACAGGATAAGGCTGTGTTTGTTCCAGACATCTATGCCAGAACGCAGAGCAACTGGGTGGATTCCTTTTTCAAGCAGAATGGTTACTTGG AATTTGATGCGTTGTACAGACTTGGCATCCCTGACCCAGCAggctacattaaaaaaagatacaagtCCACACAACTCTTATTTCTGAGAGCAGCTTGTGTTGGTCAAGAAATTGTGGATCAAGTTGAAGCCTCTGTAGAGGAAGCCATCAGCTCTGGAAACTGGATAGATGTAGCA ACTCTTCTGCCCAGTTCATTGTCAGTAGAAGACATTGGAATTTTGCTTCAGCAAGTGATGAgatctttaaacaaaaattcttcAGGTTTAGTCTTCAGTGACACCATTGTGGTCAGTGAGAAATTTCTAAACAGCTGTGCTGATCTATTTTCTGACATGATGCAACAGAAGGCTGAAAAg gaaatgaaaaataaccctGTTAATTTAATCACTGAAGAAGATTTAAAGCAGGCTTCTGGTTTAGAGAATTCATATGctaataaaaaagacaaaaaggatgaaagaagaaagaaagcagcag AGGGCAGTGGAAGcgtgagaggaggaggaggtggtaaTGCTAGAGAGATCAAGattaagaaaaccaagaaaaaaggaagaaaggatgcTGACAGCGATGAAGAGTCCCAAGCAACTAGCATTg GTAGAAATAAGCAGCCAGAGTTCCCTTTCATATCACAAGAGGAAATTCAGGATGTTTTAAAGACCCACATGAAGGATTGCCCTGAAGAGCTTATTACAGAACTTGCTGAACATCTAATAAG ACCTTTAACAAAATCTTACCAGGAAGTTGTGCGTTCTGTTTTTACGTCTTCAACATCTTCCTCTGGAGCTAGCAGAAGACAGACTATGAAGGACTTGCAGGAGGAATTCTCAAACTTGTACAACAACATTCGGTTATTTGAAAAGGGAATAAAGCATTTCACAG atgaGACGCAGACTAACCTTGCCAAACACCTGTTGAAGACTGTTTGTACAGACATTACAAATCTTATTTTCAACTTCCTAGCATCCGATTCAATGATGacaacagaaaattattctaCAATCACAAGTGAG GTCCGGACCAAGATTTTAGGTAAATTAACCGAAGACACCAAAGGTCCTTTAACTAAGTTGCATACTTCTCTGAATGGCAAG agtgtagaagattttctttcataCATTGATTCTGCAGTGGATATTTGTGGTATTATGGtgaaaaaaggagacaaaaagaaggaaag GCAAGTCCTATTTCAGCACAGACAAGCTCTGATTGAACAGCTGAAAGTCACCGAAGATCCAGCTCTTGTTCTGCACCTGACATCAGTactgttatttcagttttcaaccCACTGTATGCTTCATGCACCAGGAAGATCAGTACCACAGATCATTAATTTCCTAAGTGGCAAGATCCCAGAG GATCAGCATTCTCTGCTAGTCAAATATCAAGGATTAGTAGTGAAACAGCTGATCAGCCAGACTAAGAAAACTGAACAGGGAGACGGTGACACAACAGAAaacctggaggaggaggaaggagcagataCCATTCGGAAAGAGCTCCAGGAAATCACTACCTCTATCAAGGATCTTGTTCTCAGACCTAGGAAGTCTTCTGTAACAgaggaataa